A portion of the Deinococcus peraridilitoris DSM 19664 genome contains these proteins:
- the nusG gene encoding transcription termination/antitermination protein NusG, producing the protein MSIEWYAVHTYVGQEDRVETNLMERAKKLGLYNTKIFQVLQPSEEAVELREGGKKETVKRKLFPGYIFVQMDVEDDEAPGELGESWEAVRGTPGVTGFVGTATHPVPLSHDEVQRLLQSVGVTAKQEAVAVPRIKVNFKEGDMVRVTAGPFADFSGVVSEVNPTQAKVKVLVSIFGRETPVELDFAQVTRG; encoded by the coding sequence GTGAGCATCGAATGGTACGCCGTACATACCTACGTCGGCCAGGAAGACCGGGTCGAGACGAACCTCATGGAGCGCGCCAAAAAGCTCGGTCTGTACAACACCAAGATCTTTCAGGTGCTGCAGCCCAGCGAGGAAGCCGTGGAGTTGCGTGAAGGCGGCAAGAAAGAAACCGTCAAGCGCAAGCTGTTCCCCGGTTATATCTTCGTGCAGATGGACGTCGAGGACGACGAGGCGCCCGGTGAGCTGGGCGAATCCTGGGAAGCAGTGCGGGGCACGCCCGGAGTGACCGGCTTTGTCGGTACGGCCACCCATCCGGTGCCCCTTTCGCACGATGAAGTGCAGCGGCTGCTGCAGTCGGTCGGTGTCACCGCCAAGCAGGAAGCAGTGGCCGTTCCGCGTATCAAGGTCAACTTCAAGGAAGGTGACATGGTACGCGTCACCGCTGGCCCGTTTGCGGACTTCAGCGGTGTGGTGTCCGAAGTCAACCCCACCCAGGCCAAGGTGAAGGTGCTGGTGTCGATCTTCGGTCGGGAAACCCCGGTCGAGCTTGACTTTGCACAGGTCACCCGTGGCTGA
- a CDS encoding PLDc N-terminal domain-containing protein, whose translation MAFLTGFLYQYPVLYYLHFALQIAFIIHALTHRRQIFWVFLIFFIPVIGVLAYFFLEILPGLRVRRVNFEPVIEGLRSQESRIKTRREALAELDTLQNRVALAGELARAQRYGEAEEILAPARVGIYKDDPSLLYQLADLAYRQEKYQEARSLLEQIDSMRSQALQSKAKVLLADTLVRLGDHERAERYYQEAMNTATSEEPRVKYAQFLLQRDRREEAQVLLAQVEKTQRRANNLYRTQEREWFRLAEQLRQNLK comes from the coding sequence ATGGCGTTCCTGACGGGCTTTCTGTACCAGTATCCAGTGCTGTACTATCTGCATTTCGCGTTGCAGATCGCCTTCATCATTCACGCGCTCACCCACCGCCGTCAGATCTTCTGGGTGTTCCTGATCTTCTTTATTCCGGTGATCGGCGTGCTGGCTTACTTCTTTCTGGAAATTCTGCCGGGTCTGCGGGTGCGGCGCGTCAATTTTGAGCCCGTGATCGAGGGCCTGCGTTCGCAGGAATCACGCATCAAGACCCGCCGCGAAGCGCTCGCCGAGCTCGATACCCTGCAAAACCGGGTTGCCCTGGCCGGTGAACTGGCCCGTGCCCAGCGGTATGGCGAAGCCGAGGAGATCCTTGCCCCGGCGCGCGTCGGCATTTACAAGGATGACCCCAGCCTGCTCTATCAGCTGGCCGACCTCGCCTACCGCCAGGAAAAATACCAGGAGGCCCGCAGCCTGCTCGAACAGATCGACTCGATGCGCTCACAGGCCCTGCAAAGCAAGGCCAAGGTGCTGCTGGCCGACACCCTGGTCAGGCTGGGTGACCACGAGCGTGCCGAGCGCTATTACCAGGAAGCCATGAACACCGCCACCAGTGAGGAACCCCGCGTCAAGTACGCACAGTTCCTGCTGCAACGCGACCGCCGTGAAGAGGCGCAAGTCCTGCTCGCTCAGGTCGAAAAGACCCAGCGGCGCGCCAACAATCTGTACCGCACCCAGGAACGCGAATGGTTTCGTCTTGCCGAACAGCTGCGTCAAAACCTGAAATAA
- the rplK gene encoding 50S ribosomal protein L11, with the protein MAKKVTGFVKLQLPAGKATPAPPVGPALGQHGANIMGFVKEFNAATADKGDAIIPVEITIYADRSFTFITKTPPMSYLIRKASGVAKGSSNPNKAKVGKLTWDQVLDIAKTKMPDLNAGSLEAAAQTVAGTARSMGVTIEGAPNA; encoded by the coding sequence ATGGCGAAGAAAGTCACTGGTTTTGTCAAGCTGCAACTGCCGGCCGGCAAAGCCACTCCGGCCCCGCCCGTGGGTCCCGCGCTCGGTCAGCATGGCGCGAACATCATGGGCTTCGTGAAGGAATTCAATGCGGCCACCGCTGACAAGGGCGACGCGATCATTCCCGTCGAGATCACCATCTACGCGGACCGCTCCTTTACCTTCATCACCAAGACGCCGCCGATGAGCTACCTCATCCGTAAGGCCAGCGGCGTTGCCAAGGGTTCGAGCAACCCCAACAAGGCCAAGGTCGGCAAACTGACCTGGGACCAGGTGCTCGACATTGCCAAAACCAAAATGCCCGACCTGAACGCGGGCAGCCTCGAGGCGGCCGCGCAGACCGTCGCGGGTACCGCCCGCAGCATGGGCGTCACCATTGAAGGGGCCCCCAATGCCTAA
- a CDS encoding DNA-directed RNA polymerase subunit beta produces the protein MTQRIERFGEIAEVIPLPELTEVQVNSFRHFLQDTKAPDQRENAGLQSAFREVFPIDESDRNRSAGLVLDFLEYKLGDAPYTPEECREKDLTYQAPLYAKLQLIHKDSGLIKEDQVFLGDLPLMTEDGSFVINGADRVVISQIHRSPGVYFTSSYKGIKKIYTAAIIPMPKRGPWIELEFNGGVLEMKVNKRKFPVSMLLRVLGHDDTSIKALFTEFDEGVELPEDKSSGMNADEALLRLFTVLRPGDPPKRDKAITYLYSLLADPKRYDLGKPGRFKMNRKLGTTRDDATLLTFEDGKFQDAGLIETIRYLLALTYGRAELTVGADEDGVAQTVPVEEDDIDHLGNRRVRTVGELLADQLRVGLGRMARGVRERMLLGNPDAATPTKLVNNRPIVAAMREFFGRSQLSQFKDQTNPLAELRHKRRISALGPGGLTRERAGFDVRDVHRTHYGRVCPIETPEGANIGLISSLASFSKVNDLGFMEAPYRRVVDGKVTDQVEYMTADIEDRYAIAQANTPLAPDGSFAVDRVLARRRGDPFLMDPAEIQYMDVSPKQIVSISTSLIPFLEHDDANRALMGSNMQSQAVPLVRAESPAVGTGVEERVVRDSGTSVVADVTGRVSYVDARAIQVTLTEDQPGLALFKNNVRTYDLVRFTRSNQGTNLDQRPIVSVGDVVAPGQVLADGPASELGRLALGQNITIAIMPFDGFNFEDAICISEGLVRKDFYTSVHIEKDEVEARDTKLGPEKITRDIPGLSEAALRDLDEDGIVRVGAEVKPGDILVGKTSFKGESEPTPEERLLRSIFGEKAREVKDTSLRVRSGEGGIVVKTVRFRRGDEGVDLKPGVREMVRVYVAQKRRLQVGDKVANRHGNKGVVSKILPPEDMPFLPDGTPVDLVFNPLGVPSRMNLGQILETHLGEVARLTGQKFVTPVFDSATEDAIKEMLQVAAAERIDDRKRGGFETDVREAEVLERAGKLGVIDRPSGDYDQSQIELARTGKTVLYDGRSGEAISGPVVVGTMYVMKLYHMVEDKLHARSTGPYSLITQQPLGGKAQFGGQRFGEMEVWALEAYGAAHTLQEMLTIKSDDIEGRDAAYQSIVKGDEVAASTIPESFKVLVKELHSLGLDVEVLDDGDKPVDIFEGMMPRR, from the coding sequence ATGACACAACGTATCGAGCGCTTCGGCGAAATTGCCGAAGTCATCCCGTTGCCTGAACTGACCGAGGTCCAGGTCAACTCGTTCCGGCACTTCCTGCAGGACACCAAAGCTCCCGACCAGCGCGAGAACGCCGGTCTGCAAAGCGCCTTTCGCGAAGTCTTCCCCATCGACGAATCCGACCGCAATCGCAGCGCAGGCCTGGTGCTCGATTTTCTGGAGTACAAGCTGGGTGACGCGCCCTACACCCCGGAAGAGTGCCGCGAAAAAGACCTGACCTACCAGGCGCCCCTCTACGCCAAGCTGCAGCTGATTCACAAGGACAGCGGCCTGATCAAGGAAGACCAGGTCTTTCTGGGCGACCTGCCCCTGATGACCGAGGACGGCTCCTTTGTCATCAACGGCGCCGACCGCGTGGTCATCTCGCAGATTCACCGCAGCCCCGGCGTGTACTTCACGAGCTCCTACAAGGGCATCAAGAAGATCTACACGGCTGCCATCATCCCGATGCCCAAGCGCGGCCCCTGGATTGAACTGGAGTTCAACGGTGGCGTGCTGGAAATGAAGGTCAACAAGCGCAAGTTCCCGGTCAGCATGCTGCTGCGCGTGCTTGGGCACGACGACACCAGCATCAAGGCGCTGTTCACGGAATTTGACGAGGGAGTGGAGCTTCCCGAGGACAAGTCGAGCGGCATGAACGCCGACGAAGCCCTGCTGCGCCTCTTCACGGTCCTGCGTCCCGGTGACCCACCCAAGCGCGACAAGGCGATCACCTACCTCTACAGCCTGCTGGCCGATCCCAAGCGCTACGACCTGGGCAAGCCCGGGCGCTTCAAGATGAACCGCAAGCTCGGCACGACGCGCGACGACGCCACGCTGCTGACCTTCGAGGACGGCAAGTTCCAGGACGCCGGCCTGATCGAGACCATCCGCTACCTGCTCGCCCTGACCTACGGCCGTGCAGAACTCACCGTCGGCGCGGACGAGGACGGCGTGGCCCAGACCGTGCCCGTCGAGGAAGACGACATCGACCACCTCGGCAACCGCCGCGTGCGCACGGTGGGCGAACTGCTCGCCGACCAGCTGCGCGTGGGCCTGGGGCGCATGGCGCGCGGTGTGCGCGAGCGCATGCTGCTCGGCAACCCCGACGCTGCCACCCCCACCAAGCTGGTCAACAACCGTCCCATCGTGGCGGCCATGCGTGAATTCTTCGGCCGCAGCCAGCTCTCGCAGTTCAAGGACCAGACCAACCCGCTGGCCGAGTTGCGCCACAAGCGCCGCATCTCGGCACTCGGACCGGGCGGCCTCACGCGTGAGCGCGCCGGCTTTGACGTACGCGACGTGCACCGCACACACTACGGCCGCGTCTGCCCCATCGAGACGCCCGAAGGCGCCAACATCGGCCTGATCTCCTCGCTGGCGTCGTTTTCCAAGGTCAACGACCTCGGCTTTATGGAAGCGCCCTACCGCCGCGTGGTGGACGGCAAGGTCACCGACCAGGTCGAGTACATGACGGCCGACATCGAGGACCGCTACGCCATCGCGCAGGCCAACACCCCGCTCGCGCCGGACGGCTCCTTTGCGGTCGACCGCGTGCTGGCCCGCCGCCGTGGTGACCCCTTCCTGATGGACCCGGCCGAGATCCAGTACATGGACGTGTCGCCCAAGCAGATCGTCTCGATCTCCACCTCGCTGATTCCCTTCCTGGAGCACGACGACGCCAACCGCGCCCTGATGGGTTCGAACATGCAGTCGCAGGCCGTGCCGCTGGTGCGCGCCGAGAGCCCCGCCGTGGGCACCGGCGTCGAGGAGCGCGTCGTGCGCGACTCGGGCACCAGCGTCGTCGCCGACGTGACGGGCCGCGTGTCCTATGTGGACGCCCGCGCCATTCAGGTCACCCTGACCGAGGACCAGCCGGGGCTGGCACTCTTCAAGAACAACGTCCGCACCTACGACCTGGTGCGCTTCACCCGCAGCAACCAGGGCACCAACCTCGACCAGCGCCCGATCGTGTCGGTCGGTGACGTGGTCGCCCCGGGCCAGGTACTCGCCGACGGCCCGGCCAGCGAACTCGGCCGCCTGGCCCTCGGACAGAACATCACCATCGCCATCATGCCCTTTGACGGCTTCAACTTCGAAGACGCCATCTGCATCTCCGAAGGCCTGGTGCGCAAGGACTTCTACACCTCGGTGCACATCGAGAAAGACGAAGTCGAGGCGCGCGACACCAAGCTCGGCCCCGAGAAGATCACCCGCGACATCCCGGGGCTCAGTGAGGCCGCCCTGCGCGACCTCGACGAGGACGGCATCGTCCGCGTCGGCGCGGAAGTCAAGCCCGGCGACATCCTGGTCGGCAAGACTTCCTTCAAGGGAGAAAGCGAGCCCACCCCGGAAGAGCGTCTGCTGCGCTCGATCTTCGGTGAGAAGGCCCGTGAGGTGAAGGACACCTCGCTGCGCGTGAGAAGCGGTGAAGGCGGCATCGTCGTGAAGACCGTGCGCTTCCGCCGCGGCGACGAGGGCGTGGACCTCAAGCCCGGCGTGCGTGAAATGGTGCGGGTATACGTCGCCCAGAAACGCCGCCTGCAGGTGGGTGACAAGGTCGCCAACCGCCACGGCAACAAGGGCGTGGTCTCCAAGATCCTGCCTCCCGAAGACATGCCCTTCCTGCCCGACGGCACCCCCGTCGACCTGGTGTTCAACCCACTCGGCGTGCCGAGCCGCATGAACCTCGGGCAGATTCTCGAAACGCACCTCGGTGAAGTCGCGCGCCTCACGGGCCAGAAGTTCGTGACCCCGGTGTTCGACTCGGCCACCGAGGACGCCATCAAGGAAATGCTGCAGGTCGCCGCTGCCGAGCGCATCGACGATCGCAAGCGTGGTGGCTTTGAGACCGACGTGCGCGAAGCCGAAGTGCTCGAGCGCGCCGGCAAGCTCGGCGTGATCGACCGACCGAGCGGCGACTACGACCAGTCGCAGATCGAACTCGCGCGCACCGGCAAGACCGTGCTGTACGACGGGCGCAGCGGTGAAGCGATCAGCGGACCCGTGGTGGTCGGCACCATGTACGTCATGAAGCTCTACCACATGGTGGAAGACAAGCTGCACGCCCGCTCCACCGGCCCCTACAGCCTGATCACCCAGCAGCCGCTGGGCGGCAAGGCGCAGTTCGGCGGTCAGCGCTTCGGCGAGATGGAAGTCTGGGCGCTCGAAGCCTACGGCGCCGCGCACACCCTGCAGGAAATGCTCACCATCAAGTCCGACGACATCGAAGGGCGCGACGCCGCGTACCAGTCGATCGTCAAGGGCGACGAGGTGGCCGCCAGCACCATTCCCGAGTCCTTCAAGGTGCTCGTGAAAGAACTCCACTCGCTGGGTCTCGACGTCGAGGTGCTCGACGACGGCGACAAGCCGGTGGACATCTTCGAAGGGATGATGCCGCGCCGCTAA
- the rplJ gene encoding 50S ribosomal protein L10 yields MANQRNQNNLAALQESLSGVDSFYVVNYQGLTAGQLSRLRKDLVAKGGRMIVAKNTLINLALQGQERDFSDILSGPSAIVIAQDDPAGVAKILSDASRGNDKGIPASKGGYLEGRKIDVAVITRLANLGSKDQLYAELVGVLGAHLSNFVGLLEALQEQKSGEAA; encoded by the coding sequence GTGGCGAACCAACGCAACCAAAACAACCTCGCCGCGCTTCAGGAGAGCCTCTCGGGCGTTGACTCGTTTTACGTCGTCAACTACCAGGGCCTCACCGCAGGGCAGCTCAGCCGCCTCCGCAAGGATCTGGTGGCCAAGGGCGGGCGCATGATCGTCGCCAAGAACACCCTGATCAACCTGGCCCTGCAGGGCCAGGAGCGCGACTTCTCCGATATCCTGAGCGGCCCCAGTGCCATCGTGATCGCCCAGGACGACCCCGCGGGCGTCGCGAAGATCCTGTCGGATGCCAGCCGTGGCAATGACAAGGGCATTCCGGCCAGCAAGGGTGGATACCTTGAGGGCCGCAAAATCGACGTGGCCGTCATCACGCGCCTTGCGAACCTGGGCAGCAAAGACCAGCTGTACGCCGAACTCGTCGGCGTGCTGGGCGCGCACCTCAGCAACTTCGTCGGCCTGCTCGAAGCACTTCAAGAACAAAAAAGCGGCGAAGCCGCTTAA
- the rplA gene encoding 50S ribosomal protein L1 — protein sequence MPKRGKRYQNLAGKVDRNKVYTVEEATSLVKEIATAKFDETVEVHFRLGIDPRKSDQNVRGTVALPHGTGRTVRVAVITQGDKIAEAEGAGADVFGGAELIDRIAGGFMEFDAVVATPDMMAQVGQKLARLLGPRGLLPNPKSGTVGPDVAGMVRGLKAGRIEFRNDKTGVVHAPIGKASFEAGNIAENLRALVGALEGAKPASAKGVFIRSVYMTTTMGPSVQVALA from the coding sequence ATGCCTAAGCGCGGCAAACGTTACCAGAACCTCGCGGGCAAAGTGGACCGCAACAAGGTCTACACCGTCGAAGAAGCCACCAGCCTGGTCAAGGAGATCGCTACCGCGAAATTCGACGAAACCGTCGAAGTGCACTTCCGCCTTGGCATCGATCCCCGTAAGAGCGACCAGAACGTGCGTGGTACTGTCGCGCTGCCACACGGCACCGGCCGTACGGTGCGCGTGGCGGTCATTACCCAGGGTGACAAGATCGCCGAAGCCGAAGGCGCGGGCGCTGACGTATTTGGTGGCGCCGAGCTGATCGACCGTATCGCCGGGGGATTCATGGAGTTTGACGCCGTGGTGGCGACCCCCGACATGATGGCCCAGGTGGGTCAGAAGCTCGCCCGTCTGCTCGGACCGCGCGGTCTGCTCCCTAACCCCAAGAGCGGCACCGTCGGCCCCGACGTGGCGGGCATGGTGCGCGGCCTCAAGGCCGGTCGTATCGAATTCCGCAACGACAAGACCGGCGTCGTGCACGCCCCGATCGGCAAGGCCAGCTTCGAGGCAGGTAACATCGCTGAAAACCTGCGCGCCCTCGTTGGCGCGCTGGAAGGCGCCAAACCCGCTTCCGCCAAGGGCGTGTTCATCCGCAGCGTCTACATGACGACCACGATGGGCCCTTCCGTGCAAGTCGCGCTGGCCTGA
- the secE gene encoding preprotein translocase subunit SecE — translation MNGLLRYFQEARAELSRVTWPNRAQVLEGTQVVLVFIVVLTLFLFALDSVLAGLIRVVVPQ, via the coding sequence ATGAATGGACTGCTGCGGTACTTCCAAGAGGCGCGCGCCGAGCTGTCGCGCGTCACGTGGCCCAACCGCGCCCAGGTCCTCGAAGGCACGCAGGTCGTGCTGGTCTTCATCGTCGTGCTGACGCTCTTCTTGTTCGCGCTTGACTCGGTGCTGGCGGGCCTGATCCGGGTGGTGGTTCCGCAGTGA
- the tuf gene encoding elongation factor Tu, producing MAKGTFERTKPHVNVGTIGHVDHGKTTLTAAITFTAAAVDPTIETQRYDEIDKAPEEKARGITINTAHVEYNTQARHYSHVDCPGHADYVKNMITGAAQMDGAILVVSSADGPMPQTREHILLARQVGVPYIVVFMNKVDMVDDEELLELVEMEVRELLSRYEFPGDDLPVVKGSALQALEALQGNPKTGRGENQWVDRIWELLDAVDSYIPTPERATDKPFLMPVEDVFTITGRGTVATGRVERGIVKVQDEVEIVGLTDTRKTIVTGIEMHRKLLDQGMAGDNVGVLLRGVARDDVERGQVLAKPGSIKPHTKFEASVYVLSKDEGGRHSAFFGGYRPQFYFRTTDVTGVVELPEGVEMVMPGDNISFVVELIKPIAMEDGLRFAIREGGRTVGAGVVTKVIE from the coding sequence ATGGCAAAAGGAACGTTTGAGCGCACGAAGCCGCACGTGAACGTGGGAACGATCGGACACGTGGACCACGGCAAAACCACCCTGACCGCGGCGATCACCTTCACGGCGGCCGCAGTCGACCCGACCATCGAAACCCAGCGTTACGATGAGATCGACAAGGCCCCCGAAGAAAAAGCGCGTGGTATCACCATCAACACCGCGCACGTCGAGTACAACACCCAGGCGCGCCACTACAGCCACGTGGACTGCCCCGGACACGCCGACTACGTCAAGAACATGATCACCGGCGCAGCGCAGATGGACGGCGCCATCCTGGTGGTCAGCTCGGCCGACGGCCCGATGCCCCAGACGCGCGAGCACATCCTGCTGGCCCGTCAGGTGGGCGTGCCCTACATCGTGGTGTTCATGAACAAGGTCGACATGGTCGACGACGAAGAACTGCTGGAACTCGTCGAGATGGAAGTGCGTGAACTGCTGTCGCGCTACGAATTCCCCGGCGATGACCTGCCAGTGGTCAAGGGCAGCGCCCTGCAGGCCCTGGAGGCTTTGCAAGGCAACCCCAAGACCGGGCGTGGTGAAAACCAGTGGGTCGACCGCATCTGGGAACTGCTCGATGCGGTGGACAGCTACATCCCTACCCCCGAACGCGCCACCGACAAGCCCTTTTTGATGCCCGTCGAAGATGTCTTCACCATCACTGGCCGTGGCACGGTTGCCACCGGACGGGTGGAGCGTGGCATCGTCAAAGTGCAGGACGAAGTGGAAATCGTCGGTCTGACCGACACCCGCAAGACCATCGTGACCGGCATCGAAATGCACCGCAAACTGCTCGACCAGGGTATGGCCGGTGACAACGTCGGCGTGCTGCTGCGTGGTGTGGCGCGTGATGACGTGGAACGTGGTCAGGTGCTGGCCAAACCCGGCAGCATCAAGCCGCACACCAAGTTCGAAGCCAGCGTGTACGTGCTCTCCAAGGACGAAGGAGGACGCCACAGCGCCTTCTTCGGTGGCTACCGTCCGCAGTTCTACTTCCGCACCACCGACGTGACCGGCGTGGTGGAACTGCCCGAAGGTGTCGAAATGGTGATGCCCGGTGACAACATCTCCTTTGTCGTCGAACTCATCAAGCCCATCGCCATGGAAGACGGTCTGCGCTTCGCCATCCGCGAAGGTGGCCGTACCGTCGGCGCCGGCGTCGTCACCAAGGTGATCGAGTAA
- the rplL gene encoding 50S ribosomal protein L7/L12, whose product MAYNKEQFLDDLSNITLLELADLIDAIKEKFNVTAAVAVAGPGAAVAAPVEEKTEFDVVLIDAGSSKINVIKEIRAITGLGLKEAKDLSEKGGAIKEGVSKDDAEKFRAQLEGAGAKVELK is encoded by the coding sequence ATGGCGTACAACAAAGAGCAATTCCTGGATGACCTCAGCAACATCACCCTCCTCGAACTCGCCGACCTGATCGACGCGATCAAGGAGAAGTTCAACGTCACGGCCGCCGTCGCCGTGGCCGGACCGGGCGCCGCCGTCGCCGCTCCCGTCGAAGAGAAGACCGAGTTCGATGTCGTGCTGATCGACGCGGGCAGCAGCAAGATCAACGTCATTAAGGAAATCCGCGCCATCACCGGCCTGGGCCTCAAAGAAGCCAAGGACCTCTCGGAAAAAGGCGGCGCCATCAAGGAAGGCGTCAGCAAGGACGACGCCGAGAAGTTCCGCGCCCAACTCGAAGGCGCCGGCGCCAAAGTCGAACTCAAGTAA
- the rpmG gene encoding 50S ribosomal protein L33, producing the protein MAKEGPRIKVKMESTAGTGFYYTTTKNRRNTTAKLELKKYDPIAKKHVPFKEKKI; encoded by the coding sequence ATGGCCAAGGAAGGTCCTCGCATCAAAGTGAAAATGGAGAGCACGGCCGGCACGGGGTTCTACTACACCACCACCAAGAACCGCCGCAATACCACTGCCAAGCTCGAACTGAAAAAGTACGACCCCATCGCCAAAAAGCACGTTCCGTTCAAAGAAAAGAAAATCTAA